One segment of Lepus europaeus isolate LE1 chromosome 16, mLepTim1.pri, whole genome shotgun sequence DNA contains the following:
- the CNOT7 gene encoding CCR4-NOT transcription complex subunit 7 isoform X2, which translates to MPAATVDHSQRICEVWACNLDEEMKKIRQVIRKYNYVAMDTEFPGVVARPIGEFRSNADYQYQLLRCNVDLLKIIQLGLTFMNEQGEYPPGTSTWQFNFKFNLTEDMYAQDSIELLTTSGIQFKKHEEEGIETQYFAELLMTSGVVLCEGVKWLSFHSGYDFGYLIKILTNSNLPEEELDFFEILRLFFPVIYDVKYLMKSCKNLKGGLQEVAEQLELERIGPQHQAGSDSLLTGMAFFKMREV; encoded by the exons ATGCCAGCAGCAACTGTAGATCATAGCCAAAGAATTTGTGAAGTTTGGGCTTGCAACCTGGATGAAGAGATGAAGAAAATTCGTCAAGTTATCCGAAAATACAATTACGTTGCTATG GACACTGAGTTTCCAGGTGTGGTTGCAAGACCTATTGGCGAATTCAGGAGCAATGCTGACTATCAGTACCAACTATTGCGGTGTAATGTAGACTTGTTAAAGATAATTCAGCTAGGACTGACCTTTATGAATGAACAAGGAGAATACCCTCCAGGAACTTCAACTTGgcagtttaattttaaatttaatttgac GGAGGACATGTATGCCCAGGACTCCATAGAGCTGCTAACAACATCTGGTATCCAATTTAAAAAACATGAGGAGGAAGGAATTGAGACCCAGTACTTTGCAGAACTTCTTATGACTTCTGGAGTGGTCCTCTGTGAAGGGGTCAAATGGTTATCATTTCATAG TGGTTATGACTTTGGCTATTTAATCAAAATCCTGACAAACTCCAATTTGCCCGAAGAAGAACTTGACTTCTTTGAGATCCTTCGCTTGTTTTTTCCTGTCATTTATGATGTGAAGTACCTCATGAAGAGCTGCAAAAATCTTAAA ggTGGATTGCAGGAAGTTGCTGAACAGTTAGAGCTGGAACGGATAGGACCACAACATCAGGCAGGATCTGATTCATTACTCACAGGAATGGCCTTTTTCAAAATGAGAGAAGTATGA